The Euphorbia lathyris chromosome 4, ddEupLath1.1, whole genome shotgun sequence genomic interval acttaaatacaaaaagatataaaaagtaagacaggacgaagtcagtaTGAGATCAacgcacaagctgagtagaatcaaactcagtatcaaagaatagAAGTCTGATGTTCAACAAAGTAAAGAAGAATGAAACTCAGCATTAAAAGCCCTCTCAAAAGTTGTCTTGCAAAACAGAACTCAACATAGAAGTTGACAACAAACGAAGACAACGAATaaagaagaagctgagtaaatcTTCTGGACAGCATGAGAGATCCGTGcactagaagacaagttttgcaaaccttctgcaccaataattgaatcctcggaattacgcaaaagacacattccgagatgcatgggtcaacagattatagctaaaagacaactgccataaaaagacaacgtctgcaggaagaagacaagactgacgcctgaagaaatcagaggataggattggcctgcaaaacctgaagctgaccagaagctatctcctaaaagagccgttttggacttaacggctaaatcatttgaAATGATCCTCATCcaggtcttcatctatataaagacaatcatactccttggatcattgccgaaatacagaaagaaaaataaaagagagaaaaacaagttcaaagcactcaaaaacaagaaagagatcttacatccattttctattcctgtgtaaatgctagattgattgtttgtaatcatctaaagtgttcttcatttgaaaaagaacaacttgtatcaatcgtgatattgagagtgttgtgttgAGTGTttagttgtaaacattcagtggtagagaaatctaagtactaggttgtggtgcttagtaggagttgagtagaagaatagaggacggtactcttgcatattcaactgccttgtaaacggtttgtgctctacctttaaagagctcagtattggattccaaaagtccggaggactctagggactggacgtaggcagagaggccgaaccaggataagtcatactgagtaatttctaactctctcaatatatatatatatatgtgtgtgtgtgtgcatgtgttgtctgttgaatttactcagcatataaatcatttaaacTGATACTGAAtgaatcagagtgctgagttggaagctgaccacagaaagtgtcaattcccaactcacgagtaaaacagccttagtcaacatctgaccaaagctgtcttacattgaGATGGACCGTGCtaaccaaaagctgagttaacaaactcatcaaaattatcaagtcagtataattaaattagtaaaaaagttacattagttcctaaccccctattggaactaatcacacgggaccaacatacaTGACTTAAATGTATCGTTGCGGTGGTGTGGACCATTCAAAATTACCTCAtggtttgaaaaaaataaaaataaaattggagatgctcttagtctTTCATTGGTACTTGGAGGACCGTAGTTGTAATTTACAACAAGTtagttataattaaataaaaaataaatttaattacattTATGGAAAAACAATTATTTTGCAACTCTATAAATACATTTAACTTAATGAACAGAAATACTTCATCGAAGAACTTAATTTACACGTTAAGGCCAAAATAATACACTGAGAGCAGTATTTAACCACGCGCTTCTCACGGCGAGTGAAGTATAAACCGCTGATTTCCTTATCCTAAATATCCCGTCCGGCAGTTACTCCGTTTACCTCTTCACTTCCGTCATCAGGTGGGTCCCACGAAATCCAACGGCTGAGATCTTCCTATTTTCATCACTTTAGGGTTTTCTCTTTTTCTAGGTTTATATCCTTGTTTTAGCCCCCATTCACTCTTTCCTTTCAAGTGCAGTTTTATTCTGcccactttctctctctatcggTTTCTGATTCGGCGGCGCCAGAGTCTTCCCGGCGGCCAATATCATCGTTCCCTTCTCCGCCTTCCCTCTCCTCCCTATCAAAATACAAAACCCCCACaaaaaaagcagaaaaaatAGAGCCGAAAAACAAATTTATCTGTTAGATCTTTTATCAAGCACTTGGTGTGTGCGAGTATTTATCAATTAGGGTTTGTTGTTTCCTAGGGAGAGAAGAGTTAGGATtggtgttgtttttttttaatttattagaaTAAAAAGAGGAGAgggaagagaaattgaaaaaaatcaaaaaaatttggaaaaaattTTTGAAGAGAAAAAAAGAGGAGAGATGGCACAGGTTCAGGTTCCAGTTCAGGCGCAGGGTGTGAACGGCGGAAACAACCCGCAGTTTGTGACGACTTCCCTTTACGTTGGGGATCTGGAGCAGAACGTGACTGATTCGCACTTGTACGATCTGTTTAATCAAGTCGGACAAGTGGTTTCCGTTCGGGTTTGCAGAGACTTGACTACCCGACGATCTCTGGGTTACGGCTATGTGAACTATAGCAATCCTCAAGATGGTGTGTATTCCTTTTTTTGttgaaaattttgttttttcttccaATTTTTGTGATTAGTTAAGGATTGACTGTGGAAggaaggttttttttttggaaattgCTCTGATAAGTGTTGTATCGAttgttaaaattagtaattgcATTAATACATAGTAGAAAGCTTGTTTTATGACTTGTATTTCCTACTCTGTAAGTTTCCGATTAAGTTAAATTTTCACTTCTggatataaataattattactgATTGTGTTAATCTGTATGCCCTACTGCCAATTGACATCCAAATCTCTTGGATGTAAACGAATATATTTGTTCTTTTTAACTGTGATTTTGGTAGTTTATTTTGCAAAATGTAATAACAAATTATGTGATTTGATGCGATGGAGATAAAGAAGACTCAAATATTTGTGTGTGCGTATTTGTAGAGATGTCGTTGGTATTCCTGACTTTGCATCAGGAATGCTTTGTGCTTTGGCATATGgatatttatattttcttcGATACTTTAATATAGAACAGCCACCCATGCAATTATTTTATGGGTTCAATGCTTCTGTCCTCTTGATATATCATAGAAGAAGAGATAATTTATTGCTATATTTGTCTCTTGAACCTTGCTCTTCAATGTATAACCATGAGAAGAAGTTATTTATACCCAATGAAGTTCTAGAGATGTGACTTAAAAGTTTTGTTCTTTTGTGATGTATATGCATCTTTGAAATGTATTATCTTATCTTTGTCTCTTTAGTGTTCCAAGGCCATTGTCAGTGCCTTTACTTACTGCGATACGTATGAAATGTCTTGTATATGCTATGGCTTACTTGTGCACTTTTAATCAGGCTGTTGTACTTTATCATATCATTTTTATTGTAAGTTGGATAATCTTAGAATCAGTATTTGGGATAAAATGTGCAACGTAATCAATATTTAATGGGATATGGAATCACAAGCATTAAGAAAGTTACAATTGTTGCATTCTCCACATTGTAAAAATGTGAAATATAGAATTTCACTATACTACATTTTTTTATCTGAGAACAAtaatctcttatttttagatTATTACCATAAATCATGTTTAAGATATGAATTTGCATGTGGTGAAAAGTTTTAAAGCTTGCGCTCTTTCCTTTGGTTTTGCTCAAAATCTTACTTCCTCTCTTGCTCTCAAAACTATTGACAGCTGCAAGGGCATTGGATATGCTGAATTTCACCCCTCTGAATGGAAACCCCATCAGAATCATGTATTCACATCGTGACCCAAGTATCCGCAAAAGTGGGGCTGGTAACATCTTTATCAAGGTATTCTTATCTGCTGAAGAGGATCTACTTTTGCTGCTATGTTTATTTGTATTATTTAGGCTTCCCAAGACTCTTGTATATTTTCTAACTAAACTATATTGTGTTTTAACATCCCCTCGCAGAATTTGGATAAGGCAATTGACCACAAGGCATTGCATGACACCTTCTCTGCTTTTGGAAATATTCTCTCCTGCAAGGTAGCTACTGATTCTGCTGGCCAGTCCAAGGGCTATGGATTTGTCCAGTTTGACAACGAGGAAGCTGCCCAAAAGGCAATAGAGAAGTTGAATGGTATGCTGTTGAATGATAAGCAAGTGTATGTGGGACCCTTCCTTCGCAAGCAGGAAAGAGACACTTCAACTGACAAGACTAGATTCAATAATGTCTTTGTGAAGAATCTTGCTGAAGTGACAGGTGAAGAAGATTTAAGGAAAAGTTTTGGTGAATTTGGACCCATAACTAGTGTTGTGGTGATGAGGGATGGGGACGGGAAGTCAAGGTGCTTTGGATTTGTCAACTTTGAGAATGCAGATGATGCTGCAAGAGCTGTTGATGCACTTAATGGAAAAAAAGTTGATGACAAGGAGTGGTATGTTGGGAAGGCCCAAAAGAAATCTGAGAGGGAAAATGAATTGAAAACACGATTTGAGCAGAGCATGAAGGAGGCAGCTGACAAGTTTCAGGGGGCCAATCTGTACATTAAAAATCTAGATGATAGCATAGTTGATGAAAAGCTTAAGGAGCTCTTTTCCCCATTTGGAACAATCACGTCATGCAAGGTAATCAAATTGATTGTTGAATTGTTTACGGTTAGGTTTATTTAATCTTCTTGCACCCGCATCAAACTCCTTTTTAATGTGAAAAGGTTATGAGAGATCCTAATGGAATAAGCAGAGGTTCAGGGTTTGTAGCATTCTCAACTCCTGAGGAGGCATCTAGAGCTGTAAGcgctgttttttattttttatttttttattttttatttaagttCTTTAAAGCCCATAAAACCATTGAAATGATATTTTTGTTGTGATAGCTTATGGAGATGAATGGTAAAATGATAGTTAGCAAACCTTTATATGTTGCACTGGCGCAACGAAAGGAAGACAGGAGAGCTAGGTTGCAGGTATAATATTTCTTCATGAAACTTTGTGGCCTCCACATAATGGGACTtacgtttttgttttttcaaatGTATTAAATGGATATGTACCAAAGATGTCATTATTATTAACTTCTAATGAGCGTCAGTACAAAAAGTAAAGAAATGGTATTTGGATACAGGCTCAATTCTCCCAAATGAGACCAGTTGCAATGGCACCATCTGTTGGTCCTCGCATGCCAATGTATCCTCCTGGTGGTCCAGGAATTGGACAGCAGATATTCTATGGACAAGCTCCACCTGCTATCATTCCTCCACAGGTACACCTTTTTCTTAATGTTGAATCCGTTAATAATGGAAATAACATGTTCTTTTAATCTGATCATAGTaagtgtttttgttttcttgacAAGTCAAGTAAACTCTAGTGCATTTCAATAATAGTCATTTTACTAATAAGGTCCTTTGTTTGGTATGTTTGTTTTATGAACCATTGCCAGCCAGGATTTGGATATCAGCAGCAGCTTGTACCTGGCATGAGGCCTGGAGGAGCTCCTATGCCAAATTTCTTCGTTCCAATGGTTCAGCAAGGACAGCAAGGACAGCGTCCTGGTGGTCGACGGGCAGGAGCTGGTCAGCAATCCCAGCAGCCAGTCCCAATGATGCAGCAGCAGGTTCACATTGGCCTCTTTCTTTCTCATTAGATGATTGGCATTAGGGATTTCCTTTATCTGACAGACATGTTCGATTGCAGATGCTTCCAAGGGGACGTGTCTATCGCTACCCTCCTGGCCGTGGCATGCCTGATGTCTCAATGTCTGGTGTTGGAGGAGGCATGCTATCGGTTCCTTATGACATGGGTGGGATTCCTTTGCGTGAGGCAGGTCTCTCTCAAAGTATTCCTATTGGTGCTTTGGCTAGTGCTCTTGCAAATGCTTCACCAGAGCAGCAGAGAACGGTATGAATGACCTGCTTCttatttgtctaattttttttttactgccCAATAGGGTTTCATTGGCCAATTCTTGAAGGTTTAGAAAATTAGTGTCATAacttcaaaacacacacatatatatatatatatatatgcatatataattttttttttcaagaaatTCCATGTAAAAAATTACATGGATTCGATAGGGTTTCATTGGCCAATTCTTGAAGGTTTAGAATATTAGTTCCATAacttcaatgtatatatattatatatattagtctTTTATTGATTGCAACTCGAGGCGTGTGGCATCCTATTGCACAAAGAATTGTTCAGGATATTGAGTTTGCTCTCTTGGAAGCAAGAGAAAGTAAAAAAGCTCTGATTTGGATGTCTTATCGGATGCCAGTTGTTAAATCTTTATTGGCCAACGGTGAACAGTTAATGCTGTTTATAATTTGACCAATTGGCCATTAATGGTTAAAGTAGCTGATACTGAAAACTCAataaaatttttcaaattaaCATAACTTGATTTTAATCATGGGATCAATTGGTGTAGATGCTGGGTGAGAATCTCTACCCTCTAGTTGAACAGCTGGAGCCTGATGCAGCAGCTAAGGTGACTGGCATGCTTTTGGAGATGGATCAGACTGAGGTCTTGCACTTGCTGGAATCACCGGAAGCTCTCAAATCAAAGGTTGCTGAAGCTATGGAGGTTCTTAGAAGTGTTCAGCAGCAACAAGCCGGTGGTGCCGCTGATCAACTTGCCTCATTGTCATTGAGTGAAAACCTTGTTTCTTAGGCCAAATGTGAGGGGATTGAGATGAAAGACCTGATGTGTTTCTGGTACATTTTAGACTAGTTTTCTTGGTAGCGTAGGAACTGGTTTTGGGttttactgagatttttgaggatttggttttgatgatTGTGACATTCCATACTGTTACTTTTTGCTTATCTGAGTGTTAAGCACTTTTGTGGCTATGTTTTGCTTGGAACGGTAACGTTGAGCTGTTTCGTGTTGAAAGAAAACACATCTGCTGCCTTGCAAAATACATGGcaatctatgttgcacggacagtACTTTAGTAGCATTTCATGTCCGTGTCTATATCCCATTGCGTTTGAATGCTATGTTTTTTGGAGGTAACATTGACCGGTTTCCATTTCTGTGTCTGTGCAACATAGATGGCAATGAAAATTTATTCATGACAGATAGAGGTGGTGATATGGTAGAGGCATTTGGATGAGATTTCATCTATCAATATCGGTTTAATTCTtcaatgtttattgcttgttaaGTTGTTGAAATGGCTGAATGTGAGATTGTGATAGTCATCGGTAGGGGTGTTATTTAAATTCTtcaatgtttattgcttgttaaCTTCCCGTTCTATTTATTTCCTTAACACTCTACTCGCTATGGTCTTCGTGTGTACAGTACTTCTTCGCTATATTCAAGTTGTTGAAATGGCTGAATGTGAGATTGTGATAGTCATCGGTAGGGGTGTTATTTTGCGTAAGAGGTGTTTTTGTCGTGTTAATTCTTGGATTAGTATTAAATGTGTCCATTCTAatccaacaattttttttttgttaaaattatGTCAATCTAATCATGCTTGTCATATTCATGTCGTGTATGCGAGTTATGCAATTTTACTGTCATGGTAAATGGTGATTCTTAAGAATACAGGAGGATAAGGTGATCTTTTTAAATGTTTGTCATCGGTAGATATGTTATTTTGTGCAAGAATTGTTTTTGTCGTGTTAATTTTTGGATTAGTGTTAAATGTGTCCATTTTAATCCAACAAAAAAAATCTTGTGTTAAAATTATGTCAATTCAATCATGCTTTTGTCATTCATGTCGTGTATGCGGGTTATGTGTAATTTTACTGTCATTGTAAATGGTGCCCTGCACTCTTTAACATTTGCGTATTATTATGCTGGGTTCGTGATATGAGATGGTCGAGTTGTATTCACAGGTTAtcttaatctaatcataatattaaatattcgttttttttaaatagcaggttaatcgtaaaccaactaTAAAATTTGCATCGTGTTGGCTGGGTTTGCG includes:
- the LOC136226573 gene encoding polyadenylate-binding protein 8-like, encoding MAQVQVPVQAQGVNGGNNPQFVTTSLYVGDLEQNVTDSHLYDLFNQVGQVVSVRVCRDLTTRRSLGYGYVNYSNPQDAARALDMLNFTPLNGNPIRIMYSHRDPSIRKSGAGNIFIKNLDKAIDHKALHDTFSAFGNILSCKVATDSAGQSKGYGFVQFDNEEAAQKAIEKLNGMLLNDKQVYVGPFLRKQERDTSTDKTRFNNVFVKNLAEVTGEEDLRKSFGEFGPITSVVVMRDGDGKSRCFGFVNFENADDAARAVDALNGKKVDDKEWYVGKAQKKSERENELKTRFEQSMKEAADKFQGANLYIKNLDDSIVDEKLKELFSPFGTITSCKVMRDPNGISRGSGFVAFSTPEEASRALMEMNGKMIVSKPLYVALAQRKEDRRARLQAQFSQMRPVAMAPSVGPRMPMYPPGGPGIGQQIFYGQAPPAIIPPQPGFGYQQQLVPGMRPGGAPMPNFFVPMVQQGQQGQRPGGRRAGAGQQSQQPVPMMQQQMLPRGRVYRYPPGRGMPDVSMSGVGGGMLSVPYDMGGIPLREAGLSQSIPIGALASALANASPEQQRTMLGENLYPLVEQLEPDAAAKVTGMLLEMDQTEVLHLLESPEALKSKVAEAMEVLRSVQQQQAGGAADQLASLSLSENLVS